A DNA window from Streptomyces sp. CA-278952 contains the following coding sequences:
- a CDS encoding prepilin peptidase, whose product MDAVLLALAAVWGAVTGLLIPRAAYRFAVEPEEPWRTACPAGHPLTGPVRGWLGPARCAPCAAAPGTPGAPGAHTGTGPESGLPSNDRPGTGPGAASAEAGRDIGPPASGEAGRSTGTSASAEAGGGTGASGPTEAGRDTGTSVPAEAGRDTQAPTPAASAAYAPGVLAPLVTVAACVALAAATGGRPELVGWLALTPVAVLLAVVDRRVHRLPDPLTLPLAAAAVLLLGGAALLPGHAGSWTSGLLGGPALGGFYFLLFLINPNGMGFGDVKLALALGVALGWYGWTVLFVGGFAGFLFGAAYGLALVLLRRAGRRTGIPFGPFMIGGALTGLLLGALAG is encoded by the coding sequence GTGGACGCCGTGCTGCTCGCCCTCGCCGCGGTCTGGGGTGCCGTCACCGGACTGCTGATCCCGCGTGCCGCGTACCGGTTCGCCGTCGAGCCGGAGGAGCCCTGGCGTACGGCGTGCCCCGCCGGGCATCCACTCACCGGCCCGGTCCGCGGCTGGCTGGGACCGGCCCGGTGCGCGCCCTGCGCCGCCGCCCCGGGTACGCCGGGCGCGCCCGGGGCCCACACCGGCACGGGCCCCGAGAGCGGCCTGCCGAGCAACGACCGACCGGGCACCGGACCCGGGGCGGCCTCCGCCGAGGCGGGCCGCGACATCGGGCCCCCCGCCTCCGGTGAGGCGGGCCGCAGCACGGGGACCTCCGCCTCCGCCGAGGCGGGCGGCGGCACGGGGGCCTCCGGGCCCACCGAGGCGGGCCGCGACACCGGAACCTCCGTTCCCGCCGAGGCGGGCCGCGACACGCAAGCCCCCACTCCCGCCGCGTCCGCCGCGTACGCCCCCGGTGTCCTCGCCCCCCTGGTCACCGTGGCCGCCTGCGTCGCGCTCGCCGCCGCCACCGGGGGCAGGCCCGAGCTCGTCGGATGGCTGGCGCTGACCCCCGTCGCCGTGCTCCTCGCCGTCGTCGACCGGCGGGTCCACCGGCTGCCCGACCCGCTGACCCTGCCCCTGGCGGCCGCGGCCGTCCTGCTGCTCGGCGGCGCCGCACTGCTTCCCGGGCACGCAGGCTCCTGGACCTCCGGCCTGCTGGGCGGTCCGGCCCTCGGCGGCTTCTACTTCCTGCTCTTCCTGATCAACCCGAACGGGATGGGCTTCGGCGATGTGAAGCTCGCCCTCGCCCTGGGCGTGGCCCTCGGCTGGTACGGCTGGACCGTGCTGTTCGTGGGCGGGTTCGCCGGGTTCCTGTTCGGGGCGGCGTACGGACTCGCCCTGGTGCTCCTGCGCCGGGCGGGGCGCAGGACCGGCATCCCGTTCGGCCCGTTCATGATCGGCGGGGCGCTGACCGGCCTGCTGCTGGGAGCCCTGGCCGGGTGA
- a CDS encoding winged helix DNA-binding domain-containing protein, with protein MTTRSRTTATATATVSWTGANARRLGRQHLHPDAAATASPSATPGAAVASMLGAHAQVLSAAELSVGLRGDGLTRTDVRTALWTDRTLVKTFGPRGTVHLLPAADLPLWTGALSAVPAATNPFSKDARMTPDQVEAVVAAVAETLTGAELTIDELSEEVVARTGPWAGDLVMPGFQTMWPRWRQVLHLAGHRGALVYAPNRGRKATYTNPGCTPLPGPGAPAALIERYLRAYGPATSAHFARWLAAPKPWAADQFAALAAAGAIEEVMFADAGPAWVVAGDTDFPASPVRGVRLLPYFDAFTIASQPRERLFPGAAYERALAGGQAGNFPVLLVDGTVAGVWHLRRSGRRIAVTVEPLEPLPPAGLRALEEQVERVAAIMEGAAELTVGPVTVGPHA; from the coding sequence ATGACGACACGATCCCGCACGACAGCGACAGCGACAGCGACCGTGAGCTGGACCGGGGCGAACGCCCGGAGGCTGGGCCGCCAGCACCTCCACCCGGATGCCGCCGCCACCGCGTCGCCCAGCGCCACCCCCGGCGCGGCGGTGGCCTCGATGCTCGGCGCGCACGCCCAGGTGCTCTCGGCGGCCGAGCTGTCCGTGGGGCTGCGCGGGGATGGGCTGACCCGCACGGACGTCCGTACGGCCCTGTGGACCGACCGGACCCTGGTCAAGACGTTCGGACCGCGCGGCACGGTCCACCTGCTGCCCGCGGCGGACCTGCCGCTGTGGACCGGGGCCCTGTCCGCCGTGCCGGCGGCCACGAACCCCTTCTCCAAGGACGCCCGGATGACCCCGGACCAGGTGGAGGCCGTCGTCGCGGCCGTCGCGGAGACGCTGACCGGGGCGGAGCTCACGATCGACGAGCTCTCCGAGGAGGTCGTCGCGCGGACCGGGCCGTGGGCCGGGGACCTGGTGATGCCCGGATTCCAGACGATGTGGCCGCGCTGGCGGCAGGTCCTGCACCTGGCCGGCCACCGCGGCGCCCTCGTCTACGCCCCGAACCGGGGGCGGAAGGCGACGTACACCAACCCCGGGTGCACCCCGCTGCCCGGCCCGGGGGCGCCGGCCGCCCTGATCGAGCGGTATCTGCGCGCGTACGGGCCGGCCACCTCCGCCCATTTCGCCCGCTGGCTCGCCGCGCCGAAGCCCTGGGCGGCCGACCAGTTCGCCGCGCTGGCGGCGGCGGGGGCGATCGAGGAGGTGATGTTCGCTGACGCGGGTCCGGCGTGGGTGGTCGCGGGCGACACGGACTTCCCGGCGTCACCGGTGCGCGGCGTGCGCCTGCTCCCGTACTTCGACGCGTTCACCATCGCCTCCCAGCCCCGTGAGCGGCTGTTCCCGGGGGCGGCGTACGAGCGTGCTCTCGCGGGCGGGCAGGCGGGGAACTTCCCGGTGCTGCTGGTGGACGGCACGGTGGCCGGCGTCTGGCACCTGCGCCGCTCGGGCCGCCGGATCGCGGTGACGGTGGAGCCGCTGGAGCCCCTGCCGCCGGCCGGGCTGCGCGCGCTGGAGGAGCAGGTGGAGCGGGTCGCCGCGATCATGGAGGGGGCGGCGGAGCTGACGGTCGGCCCGGTGACGGTGGGGCCCCACGCGTAG
- a CDS encoding class I SAM-dependent methyltransferase, with product MSEPSEPVPGPAPVPGPAPVPAPLPFDSAASRDRFEALVAEADAVSVDGWDFSWLEGRATEERPSWGYARAMADRLGRAHAALDLQTGGGEVLAAAPKLPPVTVATEAWPPNIARATALLHPLGAVVVADEDEPPLPFGDAAFDLVVSRHPVTTWWEEIARVLTPGGTYFSQQVGPASVFELVEYFLGPQPPEVRRGRHPEDARAAATAAGLDVVDLRSETLRTEFHDIGAVVYFLRKVIWMVPGFTVERYRPQLAALHRQIEAEGPFRARTARFLIEARKPR from the coding sequence ATGTCCGAACCATCCGAACCTGTCCCCGGCCCTGCCCCCGTTCCCGGCCCTGCCCCCGTCCCCGCACCCCTCCCCTTCGACTCCGCGGCCTCCCGCGACCGGTTCGAGGCTCTCGTCGCCGAGGCCGACGCCGTGTCCGTGGACGGCTGGGACTTCTCCTGGCTGGAGGGCCGGGCCACCGAGGAGCGCCCCTCCTGGGGGTACGCCCGTGCGATGGCCGACCGCCTCGGCCGGGCCCACGCCGCGCTCGACCTCCAGACCGGGGGCGGCGAGGTCCTGGCCGCCGCACCGAAGCTCCCCCCGGTCACCGTGGCCACGGAGGCCTGGCCGCCCAACATCGCCCGCGCCACCGCCCTCCTGCACCCGCTCGGGGCGGTCGTCGTCGCCGACGAGGACGAGCCGCCGCTGCCCTTCGGGGACGCCGCCTTCGACCTCGTGGTCAGCCGCCATCCGGTCACCACGTGGTGGGAGGAGATCGCGCGGGTCCTCACCCCCGGCGGCACGTACTTCTCGCAGCAGGTCGGCCCGGCCAGCGTCTTCGAACTCGTCGAGTACTTCCTCGGCCCCCAGCCGCCCGAGGTCCGCCGCGGCCGGCACCCGGAGGACGCACGGGCCGCCGCTACGGCGGCCGGACTCGACGTGGTCGACCTGCGCTCCGAGACCCTGCGCACCGAGTTCCACGACATCGGCGCGGTGGTCTACTTCCTGCGCAAGGTGATCTGGATGGTCCCCGGATTCACCGTCGAGCGGTACCGGCCCCAACTGGCCGCACTGCACCGGCAGATCGAGGCGGAAGGACCGTTCCGCGCCCGCACCGCCCGCTTCCTGATCGAGGCCCGCAAGCCCCGGTGA
- a CDS encoding DUF192 domain-containing protein, producing the protein MRTWRDGDGTLTVGTDSGAREVPLRIAASYRARSKGLLGRDGIEGAMMLTPCGSVHTFRMRFPIDVAYLDRRFTVLAVRTMKPGRLGLPRPRARHVVEAEAGAMERWGVRPGVRVELRATAPASGAPGASGSGA; encoded by the coding sequence ATGAGGACATGGCGCGATGGCGACGGGACGCTCACGGTCGGCACGGACTCCGGGGCCCGGGAGGTGCCGCTGCGGATAGCGGCCTCGTACCGGGCCCGTAGCAAAGGGCTGCTCGGGCGGGACGGGATCGAGGGGGCGATGATGCTCACCCCGTGCGGGAGTGTGCACACCTTCCGGATGCGGTTCCCCATCGATGTGGCGTACCTGGACCGGAGGTTCACGGTCCTGGCCGTCCGCACGATGAAGCCCGGCCGCCTCGGGCTGCCCCGGCCCCGGGCCCGGCACGTGGTGGAGGCGGAGGCCGGGGCGATGGAGCGGTGGGGGGTGCGGCCGGGCGTACGGGTGGAGCTGCGGGCGACGGCCCCCGCCTCCGGGGCGCCCGGGGCGTCAGGTTCTGGAGCCTGA
- a CDS encoding aldo/keto reductase: protein MTSETITAAASGTWTLGDLVVNRIGLGTMRLPQQGEAFDVDAVPGDRNRALQVLRRARELGVNHLDTAAFYFSRLRSANELINSALAPYPDDLVITTKVGPCRDSSGEWQTHATPGQLRGQVEENLRQLGRDHLDVVNLRIVGADSIAERFGALAELREAGLIRHLGLSNVGPAQLAEARAIAPVVCVQNMYGLGSPPDQDAFLRACGEQGIAFVPFYSIAGAGRDAGASPDAADDDTLLTVARTHGASTAQIRLAWALHRGPHVLAIPGTGNPDHLAANVAAGALRLSDDELTALEALHRNGGTG from the coding sequence ATGACATCAGAGACGATCACCGCCGCCGCTTCGGGCACCTGGACCCTGGGCGACCTCGTGGTCAACCGGATCGGGCTCGGGACGATGCGGTTGCCGCAGCAGGGCGAAGCGTTCGACGTCGACGCGGTGCCGGGCGACCGGAACCGTGCGCTACAGGTGCTGCGCCGAGCCCGCGAACTCGGCGTGAACCACCTCGACACCGCCGCGTTCTACTTCTCGCGACTCCGCTCCGCCAACGAGCTGATCAACAGCGCGCTCGCCCCGTACCCCGACGACCTGGTCATCACCACCAAGGTCGGACCGTGCCGCGACTCCTCGGGCGAGTGGCAGACCCACGCCACGCCGGGACAGCTGCGCGGGCAGGTGGAGGAGAACCTCCGGCAGCTCGGCCGCGACCACCTCGACGTGGTGAACCTGCGCATCGTGGGCGCCGATTCGATCGCCGAACGGTTCGGTGCCCTGGCAGAACTGCGCGAAGCTGGCCTGATCCGTCACCTCGGCCTTTCCAACGTCGGCCCCGCACAGCTCGCCGAAGCGCGCGCCATCGCCCCGGTGGTCTGCGTGCAGAACATGTACGGGCTCGGGTCCCCGCCGGACCAGGACGCGTTCCTGCGAGCCTGCGGCGAGCAGGGGATCGCCTTCGTGCCCTTCTACTCCATCGCGGGCGCCGGGCGCGACGCGGGCGCCTCTCCGGACGCCGCCGACGACGACACGCTGCTCACCGTCGCCCGCACGCACGGCGCGAGCACGGCGCAGATCCGGCTGGCCTGGGCGCTCCACCGCGGACCCCACGTGCTCGCCATCCCCGGCACCGGCAACCCGGACCACCTGGCCGCCAACGTGGCCGCCGGAGCCCTGCGGCTGTCCGACGACGAACTGACCGCCCTGGAAGCCCTCCACCGCAACGGAGGCACTGGCTGA
- a CDS encoding haloacid dehalogenase type II: MAELKIDAVVFDVLGTLVDEPAGLRAGIRALDPSPGTPGTPDAPDAPDAAGTERLLLLWQRHIEREQRRVLYGDRPYLPSDLLDREAAGLVAEAAGVEDPAAVEALARAARRLPPWPDTVAGLARIGGRFPLIGLSNASRTALLELNAHAGLRWHQALSAEDARAYKPDPAVYRLAVTVAGAPPERLLMVAAHSWDLRGAQALGLRTAYVARPVGDPPTSADRFDLYAEGLADLAGQLGVS, translated from the coding sequence ATGGCAGAGCTGAAGATCGACGCCGTCGTGTTCGACGTACTCGGCACGCTCGTCGACGAACCTGCCGGACTCCGCGCCGGCATCCGTGCGCTCGACCCGTCCCCCGGCACCCCCGGCACCCCGGACGCCCCGGACGCCCCGGACGCCGCCGGGACCGAGCGGCTCCTGCTGCTGTGGCAGCGGCACATCGAGCGGGAGCAGCGCCGCGTCCTCTACGGCGACCGGCCCTACCTGCCCAGCGATCTCCTCGACCGGGAGGCCGCCGGGCTCGTCGCGGAGGCCGCCGGGGTCGAGGATCCGGCAGCGGTGGAGGCGCTCGCCCGGGCGGCCCGCCGCCTCCCGCCGTGGCCCGACACCGTGGCGGGGCTCGCCCGGATCGGCGGGCGCTTCCCGCTCATCGGCCTCTCCAACGCGAGCCGGACGGCGCTGCTGGAGCTGAACGCCCACGCCGGACTGCGCTGGCACCAGGCGCTGTCCGCCGAGGACGCCCGCGCCTACAAGCCGGACCCGGCGGTCTACCGGCTGGCCGTCACCGTCGCCGGGGCGCCGCCGGAACGCCTGCTGATGGTCGCCGCCCACTCCTGGGACCTGCGCGGCGCGCAGGCGCTGGGCCTGCGCACGGCCTATGTGGCCCGCCCGGTCGGCGACCCGCCCACCTCCGCGGACCGGTTCGACCTGTACGCGGAGGGTCTGGCGGATCTGGCGGGACAACTGGGGGTGTCGTAA